From Chromohalobacter canadensis, one genomic window encodes:
- a CDS encoding DoxX family protein: MMTSALKASASLPRASWAHWLLRAAMASVFLYTGVDKFAGAGIEGFAQIMALPWVIALAVALGEISTGALILLGGLIAGPVGDAITRVGALFAVPILLGAIFMEHWGQWHFMATASHPLGGMMFQVTLILIALFMMARGNHS; this comes from the coding sequence ATGATGACGTCAGCACTGAAAGCTTCCGCCTCTCTCCCCCGCGCTTCATGGGCGCATTGGCTGCTGCGTGCGGCCATGGCAAGCGTCTTCTTGTACACCGGCGTCGACAAGTTCGCGGGCGCCGGCATCGAGGGCTTTGCCCAGATCATGGCGCTGCCCTGGGTCATCGCCCTGGCCGTCGCCCTGGGCGAGATTTCTACCGGTGCGCTGATTCTGCTCGGTGGGCTGATAGCCGGGCCCGTGGGCGATGCCATCACCCGTGTCGGCGCCCTGTTTGCAGTGCCGATTCTGCTGGGCGCGATCTTCATGGAGCACTGGGGCCAGTGGCACTTCATGGCCACCGCCAGCCACCCGCTCGGCGGCATGATGTTTCAGGTCACGCTGATACTGATCGCCCTGTTCATGATGGCCAGGGGCAATCATAGCTGA
- a CDS encoding M90 family metallopeptidase, which yields MKWWNAWRGGRHPFPAEAWTEGQARVPLLMALPEDDARRLGERAWAFLRRKRLSLFDDELFDLPARLALIAQACLMTLYWSEDDAREAFANVHEILVLPGAFRRKVEEMDEAGVVHEYEDERVGETWHQGPIVLALSDIQESGGWGGFNVVIHEFAHKLDMGNSLDADGFPPLPRAIDPRDWHRVFTDVWDDLQAHLERGEAPPIDDYAATHPGECFAVCCEYFFTAPDVLDAAYPELYALLARYFRQDPLRRYPSH from the coding sequence ATGAAATGGTGGAACGCCTGGCGCGGCGGGCGCCACCCCTTCCCCGCCGAGGCCTGGACCGAAGGCCAGGCTCGGGTGCCACTATTGATGGCGCTCCCCGAAGACGATGCCCGACGCCTCGGAGAGCGCGCCTGGGCATTCCTGCGCCGCAAGCGGCTTTCGCTGTTCGACGACGAATTGTTCGACCTCCCCGCGCGGTTGGCGCTAATCGCCCAGGCTTGCCTGATGACGCTCTACTGGTCGGAAGACGACGCCCGCGAGGCCTTCGCCAACGTCCATGAGATTCTCGTACTGCCAGGGGCATTCCGCCGCAAGGTCGAAGAGATGGACGAGGCTGGCGTAGTGCATGAATATGAAGACGAGCGCGTCGGCGAGACCTGGCACCAAGGCCCTATCGTCCTTGCCTTGTCGGATATTCAGGAAAGTGGCGGCTGGGGCGGTTTCAACGTCGTCATCCATGAATTCGCCCACAAGCTGGACATGGGCAACTCGCTGGACGCCGACGGCTTTCCGCCCCTGCCGCGCGCTATCGATCCGCGTGACTGGCACCGCGTCTTCACCGACGTGTGGGACGATCTACAGGCTCACCTCGAACGCGGCGAAGCACCGCCCATCGACGACTACGCCGCCACACACCCCGGCGAATGCTTCGCGGTCTGCTGCGAGTACTTCTTCACCGCCCCAGATGTCCTCGACGCCGCCTATCCTGAGCTATATGCACTGCTTGCTCGCTACTTCCGGCAGGACCCGCTGAGGCGTTACCCGTCGCACTGA
- a CDS encoding aminoglycoside phosphotransferase family protein produces MVDFTPSSLFSVERLSQLHKALIAIDNTVVHLAALPDTGLAHDHVWISRDTGPDWIARLPKQSQMQLDPETNLEYQANCFRRAAQSGHTPDLHAILPISADFPRGGLLVSAIEGRQARLPDDLPAIGEALAHLHEIAVPPVAARPPLESPHSPWTAMRDEVLAQATYLDDAPIDEGTRRRLDSELTLFNDDRELAERIDAQRCLISFDAHPGNFLITPEGKAVLVDLEKCRYGHPGLDLAHASLYTSTTWDPASYAVLDTATVVDFYRHWWATRHTTNEVMDVEALVATRRAMWLWSTTWCAKWLTLYHQERDSLAQGEDWSAALSEDRLIAHVEDRARHYLSSPVIERVSHDNHRLADELAQAK; encoded by the coding sequence GTGGTCGATTTTACGCCCTCATCGCTATTCTCTGTCGAACGTCTATCTCAATTGCACAAAGCGTTGATCGCCATCGACAACACAGTCGTTCATCTCGCCGCGTTGCCGGATACCGGCCTAGCCCATGATCATGTTTGGATCTCTCGTGATACTGGCCCCGATTGGATAGCAAGACTGCCCAAACAGAGTCAGATGCAGCTCGATCCGGAGACAAATCTAGAGTATCAGGCGAACTGTTTTCGACGCGCTGCACAGAGCGGCCATACACCGGACCTCCACGCCATCCTGCCAATCAGTGCCGATTTTCCCCGAGGCGGCCTTCTCGTTAGTGCCATCGAGGGTAGGCAGGCGCGACTACCTGACGACTTACCGGCAATCGGCGAGGCACTGGCGCATCTGCATGAGATCGCTGTGCCCCCGGTCGCTGCGCGCCCACCGCTGGAAAGTCCGCATTCGCCCTGGACCGCCATGCGCGATGAGGTTCTGGCCCAGGCTACCTATCTCGATGACGCGCCGATTGATGAGGGAACAAGGCGGCGGCTCGACAGCGAGCTGACACTCTTCAACGATGATCGTGAATTGGCCGAGCGTATCGATGCCCAACGCTGCCTGATCAGTTTCGATGCGCATCCGGGTAACTTCCTGATCACCCCGGAGGGAAAGGCGGTACTGGTCGATCTGGAGAAGTGCCGTTACGGCCACCCCGGGCTGGATCTTGCCCATGCGTCGCTGTATACCTCCACGACCTGGGATCCGGCGAGCTACGCCGTCTTGGATACCGCCACCGTAGTGGACTTTTATCGCCACTGGTGGGCAACCCGGCACACCACCAATGAGGTGATGGATGTCGAGGCCTTGGTGGCCACGAGGCGCGCCATGTGGCTATGGTCGACGACTTGGTGTGCCAAGTGGCTGACACTTTACCACCAAGAGCGGGATTCGCTGGCACAAGGCGAGGACTGGTCCGCTGCCTTGAGCGAGGACCGGCTGATTGCACATGTAGAAGACCGGGCTCGACACTATTTGTCCTCGCCGGTCATCGAGCGAGTCAGCCATGACAATCACAGACTTGCCGACGAACTGGCCCAAGCGAAATAG
- a CDS encoding DUF302 domain-containing protein gives MKLPLPTSLFLALALTLAAWVSPAMADTHWPQKDWHVIPTEQRYSALLEHLKQAVDANDMGVVTEVGPTQAAAQRGVEIPGNRVVGVFRNDFAVDILRLSVPAMIEAPIRFYVTENQDGTATLSWKKPSAIFAPYVADLDDDKRASALADKARELDAIFMDIADMAIAGVPTQTAAE, from the coding sequence ATGAAACTCCCGCTTCCCACGTCCCTTTTCCTCGCCCTGGCGCTCACGCTGGCAGCCTGGGTATCGCCCGCCATGGCCGACACCCATTGGCCGCAGAAGGACTGGCACGTGATCCCCACCGAACAGCGTTACAGCGCGCTGCTCGAGCATCTCAAGCAGGCCGTCGACGCCAATGACATGGGTGTGGTCACCGAAGTCGGACCGACTCAGGCAGCCGCCCAACGCGGTGTGGAGATTCCCGGTAACCGGGTGGTGGGCGTGTTTCGCAACGACTTCGCGGTCGATATTCTACGCTTGAGCGTACCGGCGATGATCGAGGCACCGATCCGCTTTTACGTGACCGAAAACCAAGACGGCACCGCGACATTGTCTTGGAAGAAGCCCAGTGCGATCTTCGCGCCTTATGTCGCCGATCTCGACGATGACAAACGCGCCTCTGCACTCGCCGACAAGGCACGAGAACTCGACGCCATCTTCATGGATATCGCTGATATGGCCATAGCGGGGGTGCCCACGCAAACTGCGGCTGAATGA
- a CDS encoding ABC transporter substrate-binding protein yields the protein MTFSRGLLVTALSLLPTMGQAYELSDWESVTEAARGQTVYWNAWGGDPRTNAYIDWAAEQVDERYGIDLEHVKVGDTGEAVTRVVAEKAAGNDDQGAVDLIWLNGENFAAMKDNDLLYGPWAEQLPHFPLTAPEQNPEVREDFTLPVEGYEAPWGRAQITFYYDSARVDEPPRSISALLDWAQAHPGRFTYPQPPAFLGTTFLKQALLALTEHREALYAPVDEADFESVTAPLWDYLDRLHPSLWREGERFPAGGPQMRQLMGDGALSLAFTFTPSAPAAAVLDYQLPPTTRSYILDDGTLGNVHFVAIPFNAQHKAGALTVANFLLSPEAQARKQDLSLWGDATVLDMSRLNSEQREAFARDGRAAESLPPPSLGETLREPHPSWIEPLEKAWRQRYGAQ from the coding sequence ATGACGTTTTCGCGAGGCTTGCTGGTAACGGCGTTGTCGCTGTTGCCGACCATGGGGCAAGCATACGAGCTGTCCGACTGGGAATCGGTGACCGAGGCGGCCCGGGGACAGACCGTGTACTGGAATGCCTGGGGCGGCGATCCGCGAACCAACGCTTATATCGACTGGGCGGCCGAGCAGGTCGACGAGCGCTACGGGATCGACCTCGAGCATGTCAAGGTGGGTGATACCGGCGAGGCAGTGACCCGCGTAGTGGCCGAGAAAGCAGCGGGTAACGACGATCAGGGCGCGGTCGATCTGATCTGGCTCAACGGCGAGAATTTCGCCGCCATGAAGGACAACGACCTACTTTATGGCCCCTGGGCCGAGCAGCTGCCCCATTTTCCGCTGACCGCGCCCGAGCAGAACCCCGAGGTGCGCGAGGACTTCACCCTGCCGGTCGAGGGCTACGAAGCGCCCTGGGGGCGTGCGCAGATCACCTTCTATTACGACAGCGCGCGTGTCGATGAGCCGCCGCGCAGCATATCCGCGCTGCTCGACTGGGCCCAGGCGCATCCGGGGCGATTCACCTATCCCCAGCCGCCGGCCTTTCTGGGCACGACCTTCCTCAAGCAGGCACTGCTGGCCTTGACCGAGCACCGTGAGGCGCTTTATGCACCGGTCGACGAGGCCGATTTCGAGTCCGTCACCGCACCGCTGTGGGACTACCTGGACCGCTTGCATCCCTCTCTGTGGCGCGAGGGCGAGCGCTTCCCCGCGGGCGGGCCACAGATGCGTCAGCTGATGGGCGACGGGGCGTTGAGCCTGGCGTTCACCTTTACCCCCTCCGCCCCGGCCGCCGCGGTCCTCGATTATCAACTGCCACCGACCACGCGCAGTTACATCCTCGACGATGGCACGCTGGGCAACGTGCATTTCGTCGCCATTCCCTTCAATGCCCAGCACAAGGCCGGCGCCTTGACGGTCGCCAACTTCTTGCTCTCGCCCGAGGCCCAGGCCCGCAAGCAGGACCTTTCGCTGTGGGGCGATGCCACGGTGTTGGACATGTCGCGCCTGAACTCCGAGCAGCGTGAGGCGTTCGCGCGCGATGGCCGGGCCGCCGAGAGCCTGCCGCCGCCCTCCTTGGGCGAGACGCTGCGCGAACCCCATCCCTCCTGGATCGAGCCGCTCGAGAAGGCCTGGCGGCAGCGTTACGGCGCGCAATGA
- a CDS encoding DinB family protein, producing MSTPALNALLEEAADTLRQLATFVAMLPAAQYTAPHGADARHSIGKHVRHILDHYEALLAVGYEAQAFTINYEHRRRDPDIERHPDVAFAHLHHVRERLTRLGQRDTATHCRQLAYRAGDHVLPLNTSVERELVFLTSHAIHHMAIIALLADTQGIEVAETFGVHPSTQRHWQNNRPSNHEVTS from the coding sequence ATGTCCACCCCTGCATTGAATGCCTTGCTGGAGGAAGCCGCCGATACCCTGCGACAGTTGGCGACATTCGTGGCAATGCTGCCGGCGGCTCAGTACACCGCGCCACATGGCGCGGATGCCAGGCACTCCATCGGCAAGCATGTCCGACATATCCTGGATCACTACGAGGCGTTATTGGCCGTGGGATACGAGGCTCAGGCCTTCACCATCAACTACGAGCATCGCCGGCGCGACCCTGATATCGAGCGACACCCGGACGTCGCATTCGCGCATCTACATCACGTGCGCGAGCGCCTGACCCGACTCGGGCAGCGCGATACGGCCACGCACTGTCGCCAACTGGCATATCGAGCCGGCGACCACGTGTTGCCCTTGAACACCAGCGTCGAGCGCGAACTGGTCTTCTTGACCAGTCACGCCATTCATCACATGGCGATCATCGCCTTACTCGCCGACACTCAAGGTATCGAGGTCGCCGAGACGTTCGGCGTACACCCCTCGACACAGCGTCATTGGCAAAATAACCGCCCATCAAACCATGAGGTGACATCATGA
- a CDS encoding ABC transporter permease encodes MTSAVAYRLVVGVLPWLTIALLSVPVVAGVLGALAPAFGWLPALGGERLTLAPWRQLFAVPGIVDMARLSLVTGLVSAALSLGLVVLFLGSFLHTALYRRIQRWLSPLLAVPHAAAAIGLAFLLAPSGWAARGISPWLSGWAYPPDYAFPGDAWGLSLILGLVVKEVPFLLLMSLAALVQCQAGERLRVARSLGYRPLTAFLKGVMPGLYPLLRLPLYAVIAFATSTVDVAMILGPTTPSTLAVSVVGWLNDPALSMRFMASAGAMLQLLLTLAALLIWWALERLVARASRGWCRDGRRQCGDRWLAGMAWLAMRTVLGLMMAALAGLALWSVAGYWPFPAFLPWPPTAHNWLNAADDLAAPVWQSLGVALAATLVSVVLVLGALEAETQRRRPMRPWAQLILYLPLLVPSVAFLFGLVMMQAQMGVRPGLGAVIIGHAVFVLPYVFLSLAESYRRLDPRWGQQASSLGAGPWRIFWRVRLPLLLTPVLTAAAVGFAVSIGQYLPTLLLGAGRVVTVTTEAVSLASGGDRRLTAIYALLQLLLPALGFMLAMLVPRYVFRRRRGLLPGAD; translated from the coding sequence ATGACATCGGCCGTTGCCTATCGGCTCGTCGTCGGTGTCCTGCCCTGGCTGACCATCGCCTTGCTCAGCGTGCCAGTGGTCGCCGGTGTGCTGGGGGCGCTGGCACCGGCGTTCGGCTGGTTGCCGGCACTCGGCGGTGAGCGCCTGACCCTGGCGCCCTGGCGGCAGCTCTTCGCGGTGCCGGGAATCGTCGACATGGCACGGCTCAGCCTGGTGACCGGGCTGGTCAGCGCGGCGTTGTCACTGGGTCTGGTGGTACTGTTCCTGGGCAGTTTCCTGCATACGGCGCTGTATCGGCGCATCCAGCGCTGGCTGTCACCGCTGCTGGCGGTGCCCCACGCGGCGGCGGCGATCGGCCTGGCGTTCCTGCTGGCGCCGTCGGGATGGGCGGCGCGGGGAATCTCGCCCTGGCTGAGCGGCTGGGCCTACCCGCCGGATTATGCGTTTCCCGGCGATGCCTGGGGGCTTTCGTTGATCCTGGGGCTGGTCGTCAAGGAGGTGCCCTTCCTGCTGCTGATGAGCCTGGCGGCCCTGGTGCAATGCCAGGCCGGCGAGCGCCTGCGCGTGGCACGCAGTCTGGGCTATCGTCCGCTGACGGCCTTTCTCAAGGGTGTCATGCCCGGGCTCTACCCCTTGCTGCGGTTGCCCCTCTACGCGGTGATCGCCTTTGCCACCTCGACGGTGGACGTAGCCATGATCCTGGGCCCCACGACGCCTTCCACGCTGGCGGTGTCGGTGGTCGGCTGGCTCAACGATCCCGCGCTGTCGATGCGCTTCATGGCCTCGGCGGGGGCGATGCTGCAACTGCTGCTGACGCTGGCTGCCTTGTTGATATGGTGGGCACTGGAGCGATTGGTGGCGCGCGCCAGCCGGGGCTGGTGCCGGGACGGGCGGCGCCAGTGCGGTGATCGCTGGCTGGCCGGTATGGCCTGGCTGGCCATGCGCACCGTGCTGGGCCTGATGATGGCCGCGCTGGCGGGACTGGCGCTGTGGTCGGTGGCCGGGTACTGGCCGTTCCCGGCGTTCCTTCCCTGGCCGCCGACCGCGCACAACTGGCTGAACGCGGCCGATGATCTGGCTGCCCCGGTGTGGCAGTCGCTCGGCGTCGCGCTCGCCGCGACCCTGGTCTCCGTGGTGCTGGTGCTAGGCGCGCTGGAGGCGGAGACCCAGCGCCGCCGGCCGATGCGCCCCTGGGCGCAACTGATCCTGTACCTGCCGCTACTGGTGCCATCGGTGGCGTTTCTGTTCGGGCTGGTCATGATGCAGGCGCAAATGGGCGTCCGGCCCGGCCTGGGTGCGGTCATCATCGGGCACGCAGTGTTCGTGCTGCCTTATGTCTTCCTGTCGCTGGCGGAAAGCTATCGACGCCTGGACCCGCGCTGGGGCCAGCAGGCGAGCAGCCTCGGTGCCGGCCCCTGGCGGATCTTCTGGCGCGTGCGTCTGCCACTATTATTGACACCGGTACTGACCGCAGCGGCGGTGGGCTTCGCGGTGAGCATCGGCCAGTATCTGCCAACGCTGCTGCTAGGTGCCGGGCGCGTGGTCACGGTGACCACCGAGGCGGTCAGCCTGGCGAGCGGTGGAGACCGCCGGCTGACGGCCATTTACGCCCTGCTGCAACTGTTGCTGCCGGCGCTGGGCTTCATGCTGGCGATGCTGGTGCCGCGTTACGTGTTTCGACGGCGGCGCGGTCTGCTGCCAGGTGCCGACTGA
- a CDS encoding carbon-nitrogen hydrolase family protein: protein MSLDDLHLNLRNLTPEDYPQLKTLMDRVYHDLGGAWPKRTIERLVSEFPDGQIVIEDDKTLVGVALTARVDYEEFSNPHRYDDLMDQREIILNAPKGDAMYGLDVLIDPAYRGYRLGRRLYEARKDLCKSLNMRAILAGGRIPNYHQHASEMSPAEYLDQVSRKEIHDPILSFQLANDFQVKRLLRKYLPEDEKSQGYATLLEWNNILFEPAESVLDTRKTQVRVGAVQWQMREFSSVEAVLQQAEYFVDALSDYQSDFAIFPELFNAPLMGLQDRAAQQDQIAAIRFLASFTEHFKTELSRMAVSYNINIIAGSMIEEHEDGHLYNISYLFHRDGDIEAQAKLHITPQERRDWIIEGGDDLRVFDTDAGRIGILICYDVEFPELSRLLADQDMDILFVPFWTDTKNGYLRVRHCSQARAIENECYVVLCGSVGNVPSIENMEIQYAQSSVFSPSDFAFPHDAVLAETTPNTEMIMFSDLDLTRLTVVRNEGSVTNLKDRRQDLFDLRWRDWSWKSGSRQEDT from the coding sequence ATGTCCCTCGACGATCTTCACCTCAATCTTCGCAACCTGACGCCCGAGGACTATCCGCAGCTCAAGACGCTGATGGATCGTGTCTATCACGATCTCGGAGGCGCGTGGCCAAAGCGCACCATCGAGCGCTTGGTCAGCGAGTTCCCCGACGGTCAGATCGTCATCGAGGACGACAAGACACTGGTCGGCGTGGCCTTAACCGCCCGCGTCGACTATGAGGAGTTTTCCAACCCGCACCGCTACGACGACCTGATGGATCAGCGGGAGATCATCCTCAACGCCCCCAAAGGCGACGCCATGTATGGCCTGGACGTGTTGATCGACCCGGCCTATCGCGGTTACCGGCTCGGCCGGCGCCTCTACGAAGCCCGCAAGGATCTGTGCAAATCGTTGAACATGCGGGCCATCCTCGCCGGCGGACGGATTCCCAACTATCACCAGCACGCCAGCGAAATGTCGCCGGCCGAGTATCTGGATCAGGTCTCGCGCAAGGAGATTCACGACCCCATCCTGTCCTTCCAGCTGGCCAATGACTTCCAGGTCAAGCGGCTGTTGCGCAAGTACCTGCCGGAGGATGAAAAATCCCAGGGCTATGCGACCTTGCTCGAGTGGAACAACATCCTTTTCGAGCCCGCCGAGTCGGTGCTCGACACACGCAAGACCCAGGTACGCGTGGGGGCGGTGCAGTGGCAAATGCGTGAGTTTTCCTCGGTGGAAGCGGTCTTGCAGCAGGCCGAGTACTTTGTCGATGCGCTCTCGGACTACCAGAGCGACTTCGCGATCTTCCCGGAGCTCTTCAACGCGCCGCTGATGGGCCTGCAGGACCGCGCCGCTCAGCAGGATCAAATCGCCGCCATCCGCTTTCTGGCCAGCTTCACCGAGCACTTCAAGACCGAGCTGTCACGCATGGCGGTCTCCTACAACATCAACATCATCGCCGGCTCGATGATCGAGGAGCACGAGGACGGGCACCTCTACAACATCTCTTATCTCTTCCACCGCGACGGCGACATCGAAGCGCAGGCCAAACTGCACATCACTCCCCAGGAGCGCCGCGACTGGATCATCGAGGGAGGCGATGACCTGCGCGTCTTCGACACCGATGCCGGGCGGATCGGCATCCTGATCTGCTACGACGTCGAGTTCCCGGAGCTCTCGCGCCTGCTCGCGGATCAGGACATGGATATCCTCTTCGTCCCGTTCTGGACCGATACCAAGAACGGTTATCTGCGCGTGCGCCACTGCTCTCAAGCACGCGCCATCGAAAACGAATGCTACGTGGTACTGTGCGGCAGCGTCGGCAACGTGCCGTCGATCGAGAACATGGAGATCCAGTACGCGCAGTCCTCGGTGTTCTCACCCTCGGACTTCGCCTTTCCCCACGATGCGGTGCTAGCCGAAACTACCCCCAACACCGAGATGATCATGTTCTCGGATCTCGACCTGACCCGTCTCACAGTGGTGCGCAACGAAGGCTCGGTCACCAACTTGAAGGACCGCCGCCAGGATCTGTTCGACCTGCGTTGGCGCGACTGGTCGTGGAAGTCCGGCTCGCGTCAGGAAGACACCTGA
- a CDS encoding DUF748 domain-containing protein, whose product MPHSHRSMAPPMRKRRLGIGLSVLAALVLLFLVAWLWALPAYIDQRLSQTLSDRSGRQVSIDDVTLTPWRHQVILDGLRIAGQNDTPVFSSQRVVATFDWHSLFESGWRFERIELKSPRLQLIWRSGGEWNLARLFGGDGGGGESAPLRIAQLNVSDGRLDWINRRPDEPLTLSLKSLDLEARHYDNSDDRPFSLQGQADWNGGTLKGAGEMGFSPWTVDVDLKADQVPLTTLSGYLAYVVRAEPAAGSLGAQIRLRAGRASDAGTQVNGQGVIEGLEMRDPEKDQTIARAERFAVKGLTFASAEPELTAERVSLAAPWLDVTIDERLDTNLTAWHPPSSNNGTGGSEGSGMRYALDTLAIERGAVAFSDRHLPRPFELDFSALNGEWRQLNSDQPGDGQLSLEGKVADGSPLRIEGTFDPLGDALNGNLNLHFERLDLKTLAPYLREFGGYAVERGQATLDLDYRLDQGRLQAQNHLVLHRLKLGEEVDASATDLPLKTLVGVLKSDDGTIRLDIPMRLPLDDPGSVDFGSVAGQAIREALENLVSSPLETLSEVVGGSDDGSSGDTSANGEGTSSGESNDSGGSDKSREDGSALYERARTRQ is encoded by the coding sequence ATGCCGCACTCCCATCGCAGCATGGCGCCACCGATGCGCAAGCGTCGCCTCGGCATAGGATTGAGTGTGCTGGCGGCGCTAGTGCTGCTATTTCTGGTCGCCTGGCTGTGGGCGTTACCGGCGTATATCGACCAGCGCCTCAGCCAGACGCTGAGCGATCGCAGCGGCCGCCAAGTATCCATCGACGACGTCACCCTCACCCCATGGCGCCACCAGGTAATCCTCGACGGGCTACGTATTGCTGGCCAGAACGACACACCGGTTTTCTCGAGCCAACGGGTAGTGGCGACCTTCGATTGGCACTCGCTCTTCGAATCGGGCTGGCGCTTCGAGCGAATCGAGTTAAAGTCGCCGCGGCTGCAACTGATCTGGCGCTCCGGAGGCGAGTGGAACCTGGCCCGACTATTTGGCGGTGACGGTGGGGGCGGTGAGTCGGCACCACTGCGTATCGCCCAACTCAACGTCAGCGATGGCCGGCTGGACTGGATCAATCGACGACCCGATGAGCCGCTGACGCTGAGCCTGAAAAGCCTCGATCTCGAAGCGCGCCATTATGACAATAGCGATGATCGGCCCTTCTCTCTGCAGGGGCAGGCAGACTGGAATGGCGGCACGCTAAAGGGGGCGGGCGAGATGGGTTTCTCGCCGTGGACGGTGGATGTCGATCTCAAGGCGGACCAAGTGCCGCTGACGACGCTGTCCGGCTATCTGGCATACGTCGTTCGCGCCGAGCCGGCGGCAGGGTCGCTTGGCGCGCAGATTCGACTGCGTGCGGGCCGCGCCAGTGATGCCGGCACACAGGTCAACGGTCAGGGCGTGATCGAAGGGCTCGAGATGCGTGATCCTGAGAAGGATCAGACCATCGCCCGTGCTGAACGCTTCGCCGTGAAAGGACTGACGTTCGCCAGCGCGGAGCCTGAATTGACCGCCGAGCGGGTGTCGCTTGCGGCACCCTGGCTCGATGTGACGATCGATGAACGACTCGACACTAACCTTACCGCCTGGCATCCGCCGTCATCGAACAATGGAACTGGTGGTTCCGAGGGCAGCGGCATGCGCTATGCGCTCGACACCCTAGCCATCGAGCGTGGCGCGGTGGCCTTCAGCGACCGTCACCTGCCGCGCCCGTTCGAGCTTGATTTTTCGGCGCTGAATGGCGAGTGGCGACAGCTCAACTCCGACCAACCGGGTGACGGCCAGTTATCGCTCGAGGGAAAGGTGGCCGATGGCTCGCCGCTGCGCATCGAGGGCACCTTTGACCCGCTCGGTGACGCCCTGAACGGCAACCTGAACTTGCACTTCGAGCGCCTCGACCTCAAGACCTTGGCGCCCTACTTGCGGGAGTTCGGGGGCTATGCCGTCGAGCGAGGCCAGGCGACGCTAGATCTCGATTACCGGCTCGATCAGGGCCGCCTGCAGGCGCAGAATCATCTCGTGCTGCATCGGCTCAAGCTTGGCGAGGAGGTCGATGCCTCGGCCACCGACTTGCCCCTCAAGACGCTGGTCGGTGTCCTGAAGAGTGACGACGGCACCATTAGGCTCGATATACCCATGCGTTTGCCACTCGATGACCCTGGATCGGTTGATTTTGGCAGTGTCGCTGGTCAGGCGATCCGCGAGGCGCTCGAAAATTTGGTCTCATCGCCACTCGAAACGCTCTCCGAGGTGGTCGGTGGCAGCGATGACGGCTCCTCGGGCGATACAAGCGCTAATGGTGAAGGCACCAGTAGCGGTGAGAGTAATGACAGCGGCGGAAGTGACAAGAGCCGCGAGGATGGCTCCGCGCTCTACGAGCGTGCCCGCACTCGCCAGTGA
- a CDS encoding ATP-binding cassette domain-containing protein produces the protein MASLILDDIVIHQGQQRLLSLDTAVAPGEVLTVMGPSGVGKSTLLAFIAGFLSPAFQAQGRVLLEETRIDTLPAEQRHVGLLFQDPLLFPHLDVAGNLAFGMVREGTRRQRRARIHDALSSVGLEAFAGRDPSTLSGGQKARVALLRVLLSQPRAILLDEPFSKLDAARRDEIRHWVFARVRDHRLPTLMVTHDEADARAAGGRILWLTERGTVMGPTDQEERA, from the coding sequence ATGGCGTCATTGATTCTCGACGACATCGTCATTCATCAGGGGCAGCAACGTCTGCTGAGCCTGGACACGGCGGTCGCCCCCGGCGAGGTGCTGACCGTCATGGGGCCCTCCGGCGTCGGCAAGTCCACCTTGCTGGCGTTCATCGCGGGGTTTTTGAGCCCGGCGTTCCAGGCGCAAGGGCGCGTGCTGCTCGAGGAGACGCGAATCGATACGCTACCCGCCGAGCAGCGCCATGTGGGGCTACTCTTTCAGGATCCGCTGCTGTTTCCGCATCTCGATGTGGCCGGCAACCTGGCCTTCGGCATGGTGCGTGAAGGGACGCGTCGGCAACGCCGCGCGCGAATCCATGACGCCCTGTCGTCGGTGGGGCTGGAGGCGTTCGCGGGGCGCGATCCGTCGACGCTCTCCGGCGGACAGAAGGCGCGAGTGGCCCTGTTGCGGGTGCTGTTGTCGCAGCCGCGCGCGATCCTGCTCGACGAGCCGTTCTCCAAGCTGGATGCCGCCCGGCGCGACGAAATCCGCCACTGGGTCTTCGCGCGTGTGCGGGATCACCGCCTCCCGACGTTGATGGTGACCCACGACGAAGCCGACGCCCGGGCGGCCGGCGGGCGTATCCTGTGGTTGACCGAACGAGGCACCGTCATGGGGCCCACCGATCAGGAGGAACGTGCATGA